In Flavobacteriales bacterium, the following are encoded in one genomic region:
- a CDS encoding annexin, giving the protein MKNEMVISKNNQTPTTQIVLDRQQQSWWNSLTEGQRKTIVSFSIALGISVVAFIAIKFASNKIRNAIANNTESNSFGESNHATWAKQLKMAFDNDGWWGTDEPAIRRVLLAVPSKEDFGKIQIQYRRLYKGRNLIEDMTDELKTTEYNEMLAILQSKPEKARDVIGGRIYDPHGWAIRLYNAMSIYYMGFIPGTDEEAIKAVFNEIQTKQEFEDTKDAYQSLYGTSLEADLDGDLDWSMDWRAIINQKS; this is encoded by the coding sequence ATGAAAAATGAGATGGTCATATCGAAAAATAATCAAACACCCACTACTCAAATTGTATTGGATAGACAGCAACAATCGTGGTGGAATAGTTTGACAGAAGGACAAAGAAAAACAATTGTCTCGTTTTCCATTGCTTTAGGTATTTCAGTGGTAGCATTTATTGCTATAAAATTCGCTAGTAATAAAATCAGGAATGCAATAGCTAATAATACCGAGAGTAACAGTTTTGGAGAAAGTAATCATGCTACTTGGGCAAAACAATTAAAAATGGCTTTTGATAATGACGGTTGGTGGGGAACAGATGAACCTGCAATCAGACGAGTATTGTTAGCCGTTCCATCAAAAGAAGATTTTGGCAAAATTCAAATTCAATACAGGAGGCTTTATAAAGGACGAAATCTCATAGAAGATATGACGGACGAATTAAAGACTACTGAATACAATGAAATGTTGGCTATTCTTCAATCCAAGCCTGAAAAAGCTAGAGATGTTATAGGAGGTAGGATTTATGATCCGCATGGTTGGGCAATAAGATTATACAATGCTATGAGCATTTATTATATGGGATTTATACCTGGAACAGATGAAGAGGCGATAAAGGCAGTATTTAATGAGATTCAAACTAAACAAGAGTTTGAAGATACAAAAGATGCTTACCAAAGTTTATACGGAACTTCTTTAGAAGCTGATCTTGATGGAGACCTAGACTGGTCAATGGATTGGAGAGCAATTATTAATCAGAAATCGTAA